Proteins co-encoded in one Capsicum annuum cultivar UCD-10X-F1 chromosome 9, UCD10Xv1.1, whole genome shotgun sequence genomic window:
- the LOC107840967 gene encoding carbamoyl-phosphate synthase small chain, chloroplastic (The sequence of the model RefSeq protein was modified relative to this genomic sequence to represent the inferred CDS: added 50 bases not found in genome assembly) produces MDCAFTTTHNAVSATAITNFYSSKKSSNFRFFTVKCSNNLSAGAAGLVERPWKVADARLVLEDGSIWKAKSFGARGTQVGEVVFNTSLTGYQEILTDPSYAGQFVLMTNPHIGNTGINFDDEESVQCFLAGLVIRSLSISTSNWRCKETLGDYLAERNIMGIYDVDTRAITRRLREDGSLIGVLSTEDSKSDEELLKMSRTWDIVGVDLISGVSCKSPYKWVDRTGSDWEFNNNGRSKETFNVVAYDFGIKHNILRRLASYGCKITVVPSTWPASETLKMKPDGVLFSNGPGDPSAVPYAVEAVKELIGKVPVFGICMGHQLLGQALGGKTFKMKFGHHGGNHPVLNLRKGCVEISAQNHNYAVDPESLPEGVEVTHVNLNDGSCAGLASSKMKLMSLQYHPEASPGPHDSDTVFGEFIQLMKQEKVKA; encoded by the exons ATGGATTGTGCATTTACTACTACTCACAATGCAGTATCTGCCACAGCAATAACCAATTTCTATTCATCGAAAAAAtcttcaaatttcagatttttcaCTGTTAAATGTTCGAATAATCTTTCTGCAG GGGCTGCAGGTCTGGTTGAAAGACCTTGGAAGGTAGCAGAtgctagacttgttcttgaggatgGTTCAATTTGGAAGGCAAAATCATTTGGTGCTCGTGGAACCCAAGTTGGAGAAGTGGTTTTTAATACCTCGTTAACTGG GTATCAGGAGATACTTACAGATCCCAGTTATGCAGGCCAGTTTGTCTTGATGACTAACCCTCATATCGGGAATACTGGGATCAATTTTG ATGATGAAGAATCGGTGCAGTGCTTTCTTGCAGGATTAGTCATTAGAAGTTTAAGTATCAG CACGTCAAATTGGAGATGCAAAGAGACACTTGGTGACTATTTGGCTGAAAGGAACATCATGGGTATAT ATGATGTCGACACTCGAGCAATTACGCGAAGATTGAGAGAAGACGGAAGCCTCATTGGAGTCTTGAGCACAGAAGATTCAAAAAGCGACGAAGAACTTCTCAAAATGTCCCGTACATGGGATATTGTAG GTGTGGATCTAATCAGTGGTGTTTCATGCAAATCTCCTTACAAATGGGTTGATAGAACTGGCTCAGATTGGGAGTTTAACAATAATGGAAGAAGTAAAGAAACTTTCAAC GTCGTTGCATATGATTTTGGAATCAAGCATAATATACTTCGGCGCTTAGCATCATACGGCTGTAAAATCACTGTTGTTCCTTCAACATGGCCAGCGTCTGAAACACTAAAGATGAAACCTGACGGGGTTCTTTTCAGCAACGGGCCAGGAGATCCCTCTGCAGTTCCCTATGCAGTTGAAGCTGTAAAAGAACTTATCGGAAAAGTTCCAGTTTTTGGCATTTGTATGGGTCACCAGTTGCTTGGTCAAGCATTGGGGGGTAAGACATTCAAAATGAAATTTGGTCACCACGGAGGAAACCATCCAGTCCTAAACCTTCGAAAAGGCTGTGTTGAGATCAGTGCCCAG AATCACAACTACGCTGTTGACCCCGAGTCTCTTCCAGAAGGTGTAGAGGTGACTCATGTAAATTTGAATGACGGAAGCTGTGCTGGTCTTGCCTCCTCTAAAATGAAGCTGATGTCACTTCAATACCATCCCGAAGCATCTCCAGGGCCTCATGATTCAGATACTG